One Xenopus tropicalis strain Nigerian chromosome 8, UCB_Xtro_10.0, whole genome shotgun sequence genomic window carries:
- the cgn gene encoding cingulin (The RefSeq protein has 1 substitution compared to this genomic sequence), with the protein MADQPIPVGQGVQIRFINDLKENGKPRGKRSKQDSYGVAVRVQGIDGQPFVVLNSGDKAKSSYDYDRHYSERSSTLDTAYSQSSRESAWSRGSQKKTDNGEYPSLGYRSATSQQSTSASNKTNKNGLSTSSFSNQSSEDIDTKPLSSVDSLITKFDVKGQVRGRTARRSQALKDERKRSQSLDGRKNYQDTADSREISLQQQNEVPARRETVSSANRSFARQSLEREDINKTRLTKEWLDQGGEEPVIVKQQRSVQSEFQLKSTPDLLRDQQADGSDPTREMIFSILRDGSTENENNLRKKTSILLEKFPSLQAQPGEDTRSLGSQKKELERKVAELQRQLDDEMKQRMKLESSQGRPKAGMQRLEIQLEESKEECSRLKDLYDKKKNELNAVSQELMEVRMGKEQVETKLRAMEDKLMDSKEELSHLRAKGGTSPDKLALMKELEEVQDELDEVLQIRQKQEELLRQKDRELTALKGALKDEVANHDKDLDRVREQYQNDVQQLRKNMENVSQDQLSLETERQKINQVVRNLQRELEESSDEINQWKEMFQKNKEELRSTKQELLQMKMEKEESEDELKETKDRFSLLQSELEQAKKGSVDPGELASVRKELQRVQDQLKQLSVDKQKVEENLHQRERELSALKGALKEEVAGRGRETERLREQLQSEVVQFKKDNENLGRESQRIQDQLKQVLLEKQRHEEAVHQRERELSALKGALKDEVSGRDREAERLRAQFEQDAMQTKRSYEELVKINKRLESEKVDLERVRQVIENNLQESREENDDLRRKILGLEAQLKETNTFCDDLQRAESRLKDKITKLETERKRMEDTLGEAADQEQELAFVKRDLGNKLEEAQRSLKRLSLEYEELQECYQEEMKQKDHLKKTKNELEEQKRLLDKSMDKLTRELDNMSNESRGSLQVLQSQLEEFREKSRREIGEAQKQAKEKTAEAERHQFNSSRMQEEVQKLKLALQELQVEKETVELDKQMVTQRLQNLEQDTESKKRVQDDRSRQVKVLEDKLKRMEAELDEEKNTVELLSDRINRSREQMEQQRAELMQERARGQDLECDKISLERQNKDLKGRLANMEGQQKPSVNVSHLEAKLQDIQERLQSEEREKATLLSTNRKLERKLKELNIQLEDERLHVNDQKDQLNLRVKALKRQVDEAEEEIERLEGLRKKAVREMEEQQELNEQLQTRLKTMEKESKRKPIRPAHNDDDDLSSDGEYGGSYDPSSITSLLTESNLQTSSC; encoded by the exons ATGGCCGACCAGCCTATCCCTGTAGGTCAGGGTGTCCAGATCCGCTTTATCAACGACCTGAAGGAAAATGGCAAGCCCAGAGGCAAGCGATCCAAGCAGGATTCCTACGGGGTGGCTGTCCGGGTACAAGGGATAGACGGGCAGCCATTTGTGGTGTTAAACAGCGGCGACAAGGCCAAGTCT TCCTACGACTACGATCGGCATTATAGTGAGCGCTCATCCACCCTCGACACCGCCTACTCCCAGTCCTCCAGAGAGTCGGCATGGAGCCGCGGCAGCCAGAAGAAGACAGACAATGGCGAATACCCATCACTTGGCTACAGGTCTGCCACCTCTCAGCAATCTACCTCCGCCAGCAACAAGACTAATAAAAATGGACTCTCCACCTCCTCGTTCTCCAACCAGTCCAGCGAAGACATCGACACCAAACCCCTGTCCTCTGTGGATTCTCTGATCACCAAGTTTGACGTCAAGGGGCAGGTACGAGGCAGGACGGCGAGACGGAGCCAGGCCCTTAAGGATGAGCGGAAGCGCTCTCAAAGCCTGGACGGGCGCAAGAATTACCAGGACACCGCCGACTCCAGAGAAATAAGCCTCCAGCAACAAAATGAGGTGCCGGCAAGAAGGGAAACAGTCAGCTCTGCTAACCGCTCCTTTGCCAGACAGTCCCTGGAGAGGGAGGACATCAACAAGACCAGACTGACCAAAGAGTGGTTGGACCAGGGTGGAGAAGAGCCGGTAATTGTGAAGCAGCAAAGAAGCGTCCAGAGCGAATTCCAG CTGAAAAGTACCCCAGATCTTCTGAGGGACCAGCAGGCCGACGGCAGTGACCCAACTCGGGAGATGATCTTTAGCATTCTCAGGGACGG CTCCACGGAGAATGAGAATAACCTGAGGAAAAAGACCAGCATCCTGCTGGAGAAGTTTCCCTCTCTACAG GCCCAGCCGGAAGAGGACACCAGGTCCCTTGGATCACAGAAGAAAGAACTGGAGCGTAAAGTGGCAGAACTACAGAGGCAACTGGACGATGAGATGAAG CAAAGAATGAAGTTGGAGAGCTCTCAGGGGCGGCCCAAGGCCGGCATGCAGAGGCTGGAGATCCAGCTAGAGGAGAGCAAGGAAGAGTGCAGTCGGCTGAAGGATCTCTACGATAAGAAGAAGAACGAGCTGAATGCTGTATCTCAGGA ACTCATGGAAGTGAGAATGGGCAAGGAGCAGGTAGAGACCAAGCTCAGGGCCATGGAGGATAAACTTATGGATTCCAAGGAAGAGCTGTCCCACCTACGGGCAAAGGGTGGCACCTCCCCAGACAAACTGGCTTTAATGAAG GAGCTAGAGGAGGTCCAAGATGAGCTGGACGAGGTCCTACAGATCCGCCAGAAGCAGGAAGAGCTCCTGCGCCAAAAGGACCGGGAGCTGACTGCCCTGAAGGGGGCGCTGAAAGACGAGGTGGCCAATCACGACAAAGACTTGGACCGAGTGAGGGAGCAGTACCAGAATGACGTGCAACAGCTGCGAAAGAACATGGAGAATGTGTCTCAG gaccAACTCAGCCTGGAAACGGAACGGCAGAAAATCAACCAGGTGGTACGGAACCTGCAGCGCGAGCTGGAAGAGAGCAGCGACGAGATCAACCAATGGAAAGAGATGTTCCAGAAGAACAAGGAGGAGCTGCGCAGCACAAAGCAGGA GCTGCTGCAGATGAAGATGGAGAAAGAGGAGTCCGAGGATGAGCTGAAAGAGACCAAAGATCGCTTCTCCCTTTTGCAGTCAGAGCTGGAACAAGCCAAGAAGGGATCTGTAGATCCCGGGGAATTGGCGAGCGTTAGGAAG GAGCTGCAGCGGGTTCAGGATCAGCTGAAGCAACTGTCTGTGGACAAGCAGAAGGTAGAGGAGAATCTGCACCAGCGCGAGAGGGAACTGTCCGCTCTGAAGGGGGCGCTTAAGGAAGAGGTGGCAGGGCGGGGCCGCGAGACCGAGAGACTGAGGGAGCAGTTGCAGTCAGAGGTGGTGCAGTTCAAGAAAGACAATGAAAATCTTGGCAGG GAATCTCAGCGCATTCAGGATCAGCTAAAACAGGTGTTGCTGGAAAAGCAGAGACATGAGGAGGCCGTgcaccagagagagagagagctctcAGCCCTGAAGGGGGCCCTGAAAGATGAGGTGTCTGGCAGAGACCGTGAAGCAGAGAGATTGAGGGCCCAATTCGAGCAGGATGCCATGCAGACGAAGAGAAGCTATGAGGAGCTGGTCAAG ATCAATAAGCGGCTGGAGAGTGAGAAGGTGGACCTGGAACGTGTGAGGCAGGTTATTGAGAACAACCTGCAGGAGTCCCGGGAAGAGAATGACGACCTCCGGAGGAAGATCTTGGGCTTGGAGGCGCAGCTGAAGGAAACGAACACGTTCTGCGATGATCTCCAGCGAGCAGAGTCCCGGCTGAAAGACAAGATCACCAAGCTGGAG ACTGAACGCAAGAGAATGGAGGACACTTTGGGTGAAGCTGCAGATCAGGAGCAAGAACTGGCTTTTGTGAAACGCGACCTGGGGAACAAATTGGAGGAGGCTCAGCGCAGCTTGAAACGTCTCTCCCTGGAGTATGAGGAGCTGCAGGAGTGCTACCAGGAGGAGATGAAGCAGAAGGACCATCTCAAGAAAACAAAGAACGAGTTGGAGGAGCAGAAGCGACTTCTGGACAAGTCCATGGATAAACTGACCAGAGAG CTGGACAACATGTCCAATGAGTCGAGGGGATCCCTGCAGGTTCTGCAGTCTCAgctggaggaattcagggagaAATCTCGGAGAGAGATTGGAGAGGCCCAGAAACAGGCAAAGGAGAAAACAGCGGAGGCTGAGAGACACCAGTTCAATTCCAGCCGGATGCAGGAAGAG GTACAGAAGCTGAAGTTGGCTCTACAAGAGCTCCAGGTTGAGAAGGAGACGGTGGAGCTGGACAAACAGATGGTCACCCAGCGCCTACAGAACCTGGAGCAGGACACAGAGTCCAAGAAACGGGTCCAGGACGACCGCTCCCGACAAGTCAAAGTTCTGGAG GACAAGCTGAAGCGCATGGAGGCTGAGTTGGACGAGGAGAAGAACacggtggagctgctgagtgacaGAATTAACAGGAGCAGAGAGCAG ATGGAGCAGCAGCGAGCCGAACTGATGCAGGAGAGAGCCAGGGGGCAGGATCTGGAGTGTGACAAGATTTCCCTGGAGAGACAG AACAAAGACCTGAAAGGTCGCTTGGCCAATATGGAGGGGCAGCAAAAGCCCAGCGTCAACGTCTCCCACCTGGAAGCAAAACTACAGGACATCCAGGAGCGGCTGCAGTCGGAGGAGAG GGAAAAGGCAACGTTGCTCTCTACAAACCGCAAACTGGAGAGGAAATTAAAGGAGCTGAACATCCAGTTAGAGGATGAGAGACTCCACGTTAATGACCAGAAAGATCAG CTGAACCTGAGGGTGAAAGCCCTGAAGCGACAGGTGGATGAGGCAGAGGAGGAGATCGAGCGGCTGGAGGGCCTACGGAAGAAAGCCGTGCGCGAGATGGAGGAACAACAGGAGCTCAATGAGCAGCTCCAGACGCGGCTTAAAACCATGGAGAAGGAGTCCAA GCGCAAGCCCATCCGGCCGGCCCACAACGACGACGACGACCTGAGCTCCGACGGAGAGTATGGCGGCTCCTATGACCCCAGCTCCATCACCTCCCTGCTCACGGAGAGTAACCTGCAAACCAGCTCGTGCTGA